In Thiospirochaeta perfilievii, a single window of DNA contains:
- a CDS encoding InlB B-repeat-containing protein, with the protein MKIHTKILTSLLLLISIFSCNLFQTEESNLVNVTIALDNSRTIMPSADIKEYKLYGNKTGETEELLGTYTNLSTAVLTLEKGTWEFKLEAIKNDDNLFGSNTLTDQVLGDSPVTLSFTITNSNTTSKGTVDITFNWPTTIPVAKYDLRFGTIAEPISIIYDEEVDIATNTFNYTNDTLDKGTYKISLYLQDENYKDLCIYTDIVQIECGLISKSTINLTEDDFNKKPIAPSNLQGTLSPSTELNVGKLLLTWSDNSNNEKKFRLDFSFSENDDFSPRIDFDGGTQTMIITQNRGSTIYFRLVASNSIGDSAPSNVIGPITFPYLVQFNLDGGSISEETTVPSQEIAPNGTISLPTNPTRDGYVFVGWFSAINGGGTEYTSSTQVSTNVTLYPKWLALNSVTQNDGVSGTTDTASLTLTFSTDPGAITVDDITLTGATKSTLTGTGATRTLTISNITVGNAENVTVTVNTLSKTVVVYRAPYVGMPFQGGIIAYFLQSGDPGYVSGETHGLIASTADLSTGIQWAHQHDIAIGATGTALGTGQGNTTTIVNNQGNVLSYAARLCYEYSTVEDGVTYDDWYLASKDELNKLYLNKAAVGGFTGVYYWSSSENNDSLALVQSLVTGGQGSHPKNINYPVRAVQSF; encoded by the coding sequence ATGAAGATACATACAAAAATACTAACTTCATTGTTATTATTAATATCGATATTCAGTTGTAATCTATTCCAAACTGAAGAAAGCAACTTAGTTAATGTAACTATTGCATTAGATAATTCAAGAACAATTATGCCTAGTGCAGATATTAAAGAGTATAAATTATATGGAAATAAAACCGGAGAGACCGAAGAATTACTTGGAACTTACACAAATTTATCCACAGCGGTTCTTACCCTAGAAAAAGGAACCTGGGAGTTTAAACTTGAAGCTATTAAAAATGATGATAATTTATTTGGTAGTAACACTTTAACAGACCAAGTCCTTGGAGATTCCCCTGTAACCCTAAGTTTTACAATAACTAATAGTAACACTACAAGTAAAGGTACCGTTGATATTACTTTTAACTGGCCAACAACAATACCTGTTGCAAAATATGACTTGAGATTTGGTACAATAGCCGAACCAATATCTATTATATACGATGAAGAGGTTGATATAGCTACAAATACATTTAACTATACAAATGACACCCTTGATAAGGGAACATATAAAATTTCACTATACCTACAAGATGAAAACTATAAGGATTTATGCATCTATACAGATATTGTTCAAATAGAGTGTGGCTTAATAAGTAAATCAACAATTAATCTTACAGAAGATGACTTTAATAAAAAACCTATAGCACCAAGTAACTTACAAGGAACACTATCTCCTTCTACAGAACTAAATGTAGGGAAACTTTTATTAACATGGAGTGATAACTCAAATAATGAGAAAAAATTCCGTTTAGATTTCTCATTCTCTGAAAATGATGATTTTTCTCCCAGGATAGATTTCGATGGGGGAACTCAAACAATGATAATAACTCAAAATAGAGGTTCAACAATTTACTTTAGACTAGTAGCTTCCAATAGTATTGGAGATTCCGCTCCAAGTAATGTAATAGGACCTATAACTTTCCCTTATCTTGTGCAGTTTAATCTAGATGGAGGTAGTATTAGTGAAGAAACTACTGTTCCATCCCAAGAAATTGCACCAAACGGAACAATTTCATTACCAACAAACCCTACTAGGGATGGGTATGTATTTGTTGGTTGGTTTAGTGCAATTAATGGTGGAGGAACAGAGTATACATCATCTACTCAGGTAAGTACTAATGTTACTTTATACCCTAAATGGCTTGCTCTTAACAGTGTAACACAAAATGACGGTGTATCAGGAACTACAGATACAGCTAGCTTAACCCTAACATTTAGTACTGATCCAGGTGCAATTACAGTCGATGATATAACCTTAACAGGAGCAACAAAAAGTACATTAACTGGAACAGGAGCTACAAGAACACTAACTATTTCAAATATTACTGTTGGAAATGCTGAAAATGTAACTGTTACAGTAAATACTTTATCAAAGACAGTGGTGGTGTATAGAGCTCCTTATGTAGGTATGCCATTTCAGGGAGGGATTATTGCATATTTTCTGCAATCTGGTGATCCAGGGTATGTATCTGGTGAAACCCACGGACTTATTGCATCGACAGCAGACTTAAGTACTGGAATACAATGGGCCCACCAACATGATATAGCAATCGGGGCAACCGGAACGGCACTTGGAACGGGCCAGGGAAATACAACAACAATAGTAAATAATCAGGGAAACGTATTAAGTTATGCAGCCAGACTTTGTTATGAATACTCAACTGTAGAGGATGGAGTAACTTATGATGATTGGTATTTAGCGTCAAAAGATGAGTTAAATAAGCTTTATCTGAACAAGGCAGCTGTTGGTGGGTTTACCGGTGTTTACTATTGGTCGTCGTCCGAGAACAATGATTCCTTGGCGTTGGTCCAGTCATTAGTCACTGGCGGTCAGGGCTCCCACCCTAAGAACATAAATTATCCGGTTCGGGCTGTTCAATCTTTTTAG
- a CDS encoding InlB B-repeat-containing protein, with the protein MKLYFKMIFIFLSSLLILSCNPDIDESIACVKSSLEPGEYSEQKEITLSCETNGVTIYYTLNNEEPTVDDFVYSSPILLDKDLTIKSIAIKDGYLSSAMTIFNYTLKEEAAESVKNITFSVTEGTYNSDITVSLTSETENCSIYYTLNNEEPTSSSTLYSSPIEIKNDGAEITIKAIGIKDGMNNSSVSSSSYKIEYFTITFNSNQGTNVSSIKAPKDSTISSPSNPTRDGYSFINWYKEDSLTNVWNFSTDKVTENTTLFAKWEILPPNEYKVSFNTNGGSVISDITQEENEKITAPVEPVKDGYTFIDWYKEDSYTNKWNFSTDVVTMDTTLFAKYSAINYDITYNLNDGTNAANPATYTVETDTITLLNPTKTNYTFNGWYTTDDFSDSVVTSIAQGSTGNKVFYAKFTPITYSITYNLNDGTNAANPATYTVETDTITLLNPTKTNYTFNGWYTTDDFSDSVVTSIAQGSTGNKVFYAKFSPNQTVGVTIEGTVDKTITIIGLQDTYKVGDTMELSVAEIFSDNDSDYKWNYRDEDYYGRTFWGKSISINVSSNDIGTQLFTLLIKDTDGQYYSKNFRVTITN; encoded by the coding sequence ATGAAACTATATTTTAAAATGATTTTTATTTTCCTTTCATCATTGCTAATTCTATCCTGTAACCCAGATATTGATGAAAGTATCGCCTGTGTAAAATCCTCTCTAGAACCTGGAGAGTATTCAGAACAAAAGGAAATAACGTTAAGTTGTGAAACCAATGGGGTAACCATTTATTACACTTTAAATAATGAAGAACCAACAGTTGATGACTTTGTTTATTCTAGTCCAATACTTTTAGACAAAGATTTAACAATTAAATCTATTGCAATTAAGGATGGTTATCTTTCCAGTGCAATGACAATTTTTAACTACACCTTAAAAGAAGAAGCTGCTGAATCTGTAAAGAATATAACCTTCTCTGTTACTGAGGGTACTTACAACTCTGATATAACAGTTTCTTTAACTTCAGAAACTGAGAATTGCTCTATTTATTATACACTTAACAATGAAGAACCAACTAGTAGCTCAACTTTATACTCTTCTCCTATAGAAATAAAGAATGATGGTGCAGAGATTACAATTAAGGCTATTGGAATTAAAGATGGAATGAATAATAGTTCTGTTTCAAGTTCATCGTATAAAATAGAATACTTTACTATTACATTTAATAGTAATCAAGGAACTAATGTTTCCAGTATAAAAGCTCCAAAAGATTCTACAATTTCTTCTCCTTCTAACCCAACAAGGGATGGATATTCCTTTATTAATTGGTACAAGGAAGATAGTTTAACTAACGTATGGAATTTTTCTACTGATAAAGTTACTGAAAATACAACTTTATTTGCAAAATGGGAAATTCTTCCACCTAATGAATACAAGGTATCATTTAATACAAATGGTGGATCTGTAATTTCTGACATTACACAAGAGGAAAATGAAAAAATTACTGCTCCAGTTGAACCTGTAAAAGATGGGTATACTTTTATAGACTGGTACAAAGAAGATTCTTACACAAATAAATGGAATTTTTCCACAGATGTAGTAACTATGGATACTACTTTATTTGCTAAGTATTCTGCTATAAACTACGATATAACCTACAACCTAAATGATGGTACTAATGCTGCTAACCCAGCTACATACACTGTAGAGACCGATACAATTACCTTACTAAACCCTACTAAAACAAACTACACTTTTAACGGTTGGTACACCACAGATGACTTCTCTGATTCTGTAGTTACGTCTATAGCACAAGGCTCCACAGGAAACAAAGTATTCTATGCAAAATTCACCCCTATAACCTACTCTATTACCTATAACCTAAATGATGGTACTAATGCTGCTAACCCAGCAACTTACACTGTAGAGACTGATACAATTACCTTACTAAACCCTACTAAAACAAACTACACTTTTAACGGTTGGTACACCACTGATGACTTCTCTGATTCTGTAGTTACATCTATAGCACAAGGTTCCACAGGAAACAAAGTATTCTATGCTAAATTTTCCCCGAACCAAACAGTAGGAGTAACCATAGAAGGAACTGTAGACAAAACCATAACTATTATCGGTCTACAGGATACCTACAAAGTTGGAGACACTATGGAACTATCGGTTGCAGAAATATTTTCTGATAATGATTCTGACTACAAGTGGAACTACAGAGATGAAGATTATTATGGAAGAACGTTTTGGGGCAAGAGCATAAGTATAAACGTTTCGTCAAATGATATCGGAACTCAATTATTCACACTGTTAATAAAAGATACTGATGGTCAGTATTATTCAAAAAATTTCAGAGTAACCATTACAAACTAA
- a CDS encoding aldose 1-epimerase yields the protein MIKRNIIDGQEVITLSAGKNSVSVVKSLGGMIYELELDGKDVLFSDRHSELTKNDLFRGRLLFPFNDRIPKGEYCFDGKTHAFPLNCDGKDSIHGLIYNRTMDEINTKEDENTTTLTLETVIDNSEFKGYPFKIGLNINYIISNNGFKMDFKIFNPGESQAPYAFGWHPYFTFGNVIDLATLQFDSNEYYDVDENLYYKGNHYSVKNTEYDFSSPRVIGDMELDIAISLKDRGEFVLSDCCKKIEVNFSKDLFPALQLFIPDDRLSIAVEPITGPSDSFNYPEAGLKLINPGEEHLGYVEVKLG from the coding sequence ATGATTAAACGAAATATAATAGATGGACAGGAAGTTATTACGCTTTCTGCAGGAAAAAATAGCGTATCTGTAGTAAAGAGCTTAGGTGGAATGATCTACGAGTTAGAATTAGATGGTAAAGATGTACTCTTTTCAGATAGGCATAGTGAGCTAACAAAAAATGATCTATTTAGAGGGCGCTTGTTATTTCCATTTAACGACAGAATCCCAAAGGGTGAGTACTGTTTTGACGGAAAAACCCATGCTTTCCCTTTAAATTGTGATGGAAAGGATAGTATCCATGGACTAATTTACAATAGAACAATGGATGAAATTAATACAAAAGAGGATGAAAACACTACAACATTAACCCTAGAAACAGTAATAGATAACTCCGAATTTAAGGGTTATCCATTTAAAATAGGTCTGAATATTAACTATATCATTAGTAATAATGGGTTTAAGATGGATTTCAAAATATTTAATCCAGGGGAGAGCCAGGCTCCCTATGCCTTTGGTTGGCACCCATACTTTACCTTTGGAAATGTTATAGATCTAGCTACTCTACAGTTTGACTCCAATGAGTATTACGATGTTGATGAAAATCTATATTATAAGGGGAACCACTATAGTGTTAAAAACACAGAGTATGACTTTTCAAGCCCTAGGGTAATAGGTGATATGGAATTAGATATTGCTATAAGCCTTAAAGATAGGGGAGAGTTTGTATTAAGTGACTGTTGTAAAAAAATAGAGGTAAACTTCTCAAAAGATCTCTTTCCTGCACTTCAGTTATTTATACCAGATGATAGGTTATCAATAGCTGTAGAACCTATAACTGGGCCATCGGATAGTTTTAACTACCCAGAAGCTGGTCTTAAACTAATAAACCCAGGTGAAGAACACCTAGGTTATGTAGAGGTTAAATTAGGCTGA
- a CDS encoding AMP-dependent synthetase/ligase: MSNTISQILKDYATKYKDYPLQYIKNKQGEFEEVSYSEFYNKTLVLATALTGLNVVKGSKVGVISENRGEWLLIDQALAALRAANVPRGVDVTKGELEYILNFAECETVFVENKNQLDKTIEVIDKLPNVKNIIIIEGDKIQIPGKSLYTFDELYNLGLGKDSSFVEKSIDSGEKDDLATIIFTSGTTGDPKGVMLSQYNFVHQTKQIDSKIHLTPGKDIWLTVLPVWHSYERAIQYIALASGSALAYSKPIGSVMLKDFETLNPTWLASVPRIWDALKTGIYKKVNTGSKVSKSLFHFFTKVCIYHRHKTDTLLGLNPRFTHSSKLIDKLFAIPAWVVFAPLNALGKVLVLNKIKSKFGNRFVAGISGGGSLPAHVEEFFSAAGILLLEGYGLTESAPIIGLKHQDKPVRGTIGTPFGCEFQIRDEEGNILTPGHKGVLYVRGEQVMLGYLKRDDLTKIAIDKDGWLNTGDIAIESLDGEFRIVGREKDTIVLLGGENLEPGPIERKLGESMYIQTPVIVGQDKKYLSALIVVDIDTIKSFANDNNISYSDEEALCELPEIREMINDEINRLVSVENGFKTFERIYKFKLLTKPFEVGKELSGKQDLKRHAIDEIYRDEIDELFK, encoded by the coding sequence ATGAGTAATACGATATCGCAAATTCTTAAAGATTATGCAACAAAATACAAGGATTACCCTTTGCAGTATATAAAAAATAAGCAGGGTGAATTTGAAGAAGTATCCTATAGTGAGTTCTATAATAAAACATTGGTTTTAGCAACAGCACTTACTGGATTAAATGTAGTTAAAGGTTCAAAGGTCGGAGTTATCTCCGAAAATAGGGGTGAGTGGTTATTAATAGATCAAGCACTAGCTGCACTTAGGGCCGCAAATGTTCCAAGGGGAGTAGATGTTACAAAGGGAGAGTTAGAGTATATTTTAAACTTTGCCGAATGTGAAACTGTTTTTGTTGAGAATAAAAATCAATTAGATAAAACTATTGAAGTAATAGATAAGCTACCTAATGTAAAGAACATTATTATAATTGAAGGTGATAAGATTCAGATCCCTGGAAAGAGTTTATATACATTTGATGAACTTTATAATCTAGGTCTTGGTAAGGATTCATCCTTTGTTGAAAAGTCCATTGATAGTGGGGAGAAGGATGATTTAGCTACTATAATTTTTACTTCCGGTACTACTGGAGACCCTAAGGGGGTTATGTTAAGTCAGTATAACTTTGTTCATCAAACTAAACAGATAGACTCAAAAATACATCTTACACCTGGTAAGGATATTTGGTTAACAGTTTTACCTGTTTGGCATAGTTATGAAAGGGCCATACAGTATATAGCACTAGCTTCAGGTTCAGCATTAGCCTATTCTAAACCTATTGGGTCTGTAATGTTAAAGGATTTTGAAACCCTTAATCCAACCTGGTTAGCATCTGTTCCCAGAATATGGGATGCCCTTAAAACAGGGATATATAAAAAGGTGAATACAGGCAGTAAGGTATCTAAATCTCTATTCCACTTTTTTACTAAAGTCTGTATATACCATAGACATAAGACAGATACTCTATTAGGGCTTAATCCAAGATTTACCCATAGCTCTAAGCTTATAGATAAGTTATTTGCAATACCAGCATGGGTTGTTTTTGCCCCATTAAATGCCCTTGGTAAAGTCTTAGTTTTAAATAAGATTAAGTCCAAATTTGGAAACAGATTTGTTGCTGGTATTAGTGGTGGCGGGTCCCTTCCTGCTCATGTTGAAGAGTTTTTTAGTGCAGCAGGTATTCTACTCCTAGAGGGTTATGGATTAACTGAGAGTGCACCTATAATTGGTTTAAAACATCAGGATAAACCTGTTCGTGGTACAATTGGAACTCCATTTGGTTGTGAGTTTCAAATAAGGGACGAAGAGGGTAATATCTTAACTCCAGGACATAAGGGTGTTTTATATGTTCGGGGTGAACAAGTAATGCTTGGTTATCTTAAGCGGGATGATCTTACAAAAATTGCTATTGATAAGGACGGTTGGCTAAATACTGGGGATATAGCAATAGAGAGTCTTGATGGTGAATTTAGAATTGTTGGCCGAGAGAAGGATACAATAGTTTTATTAGGTGGTGAGAACCTTGAACCTGGACCAATAGAGAGAAAACTAGGTGAGTCTATGTATATTCAGACTCCTGTTATTGTTGGTCAGGATAAAAAGTATCTATCTGCCTTAATAGTTGTTGACATAGATACAATTAAATCCTTTGCTAATGATAATAATATAAGCTACTCCGATGAAGAGGCTCTATGTGAACTTCCTGAGATAAGGGAGATGATAAATGATGAAATTAATAGACTTGTATCAGTAGAAAATGGCTTTAAAACCTTTGAGAGAATCTATAAGTTTAAACTCTTAACTAAACCCTTTGAAGTAGGTAAGGAGTTAAGTGGAAAACAGGATTTAAAACGTCATGCTATAGATGAAATTTATAGAGATGAAATAGACGAACTCTTTAAGTAA